Proteins from a single region of Cydia splendana chromosome 9, ilCydSple1.2, whole genome shotgun sequence:
- the LOC134793475 gene encoding uncharacterized protein LOC134793475, with protein sequence MDSVSERAPSPARASPREPSFREPSVQRDPSPLREPSIQQGPSPQREPSVQREPSILREPSIQRGPTPPRQPSIQREPSIQREPKRNSLVGSRQASISTPRKGSHTSPRISVKGSPVRGSRTHSPARQMSHEQRSISNASQKMASKEDTKDTIANLEPQGQRISKHIEQLNDSVKKLALQTSGSHSEPLDTNIDKIAEMSKILTDEANTLRQSIKHLSEDICRTEVGFGQYTEDITDFPYHLFLLEIIINKIQMKCDCFDMDCNNLVISAHFLGKHPIVLYDSNTNGCVEDFFKINIGKSIMFAMTYDKICAIKDFEIVLDLNKQPPCSHCVTKIGTSKMDYTKEFLGLREELCMKWADEQPKDNIICTTSTPMLKNQFYILCSDSEDNDAIGIIEVSVRMSFLGKEITTAFSASPTPKGTSRLLKEGHGMTMYSCQKVEMDEQGKVLLDEDVLGKNSCRPLTRSDSPMSEISSLSTRKPHYTGGYMDHNNIGGMPRYDEIFTKMNDNELKIRVPKSTKVERVGRYEKIQELCECEETPYNTGDQIQFQLPSDIRKTDNTYTSNLKYTIDTPVKTYDKKNRKVINVTPTNCSVPVDMEKRLHSQKDVFILKIGKKLETKDKKTDLEIELVTPKAPGSDPVENNTVSQQVSKTKMKDKKKNKNKKGEKGKKASAKASKTKKAKKTK encoded by the exons ATGGACAGTGTTTCGGAAAGGGCCCCGTCTCCCGCAAGAGCTTCGCCAAGAGAACCTAGTTTTCGAGAACCAAGCGTTCAGCGAGATCCAAGCCCTCTAAGAGAACCAAGCATACAGCAAGGTCCAAGCCCTCAACGAGAGCCAAGCGTTCAACGAGAACCGAGTATTCTACGAGAACCAAGCATTCAACGAGGACCGACCCCTCCGAGACAACCGAGCATTCAACGAGAACCTAGCATTCAACGAGAACCTAAACGAAACTCTTTAGTTGGAAGTCGACAGGCATCTATTTCAACTCCAAGAAAAGGTTCCCATACGTCGCCCCGCATCTCCGTTAAGGGTTCACCTGTAAGGGGTAGTAGAACGCACTCACCGGCGAGACAAATGTCTCATGAACAACGCAGCATTTCCAACGCAAGTCAAAAAATGGCAAGTAAAGAGGACACAAAAGATACGATTGCCAACCTTGAACCGCAAGGACAACGTATTAGTAAACATATCGAGCAGTTAAATGATTCCGTGAAAAAACTGGCTTTGCAAACGTCTGGTTCACATTCGGAACCTTTAGACACGAATATAGATAAAATTGCAGAGATGAGTAAAATACTTACAGACGAGGCCAATACTCTCAGGCAATCTATCAAGCACTTGTCCGAGGACATCTGTCGCACGGAGGTCGGGTTTGGACAATATACGGAAGACATAACTGATTTCCCGTATCATCTCTTTTTATTAGAAATCATTATCAATAAAATTCAAATGAAATGTGATTGCTTCGATATGGACTGCAATAATCTCGTTATATCTGCACATTTTCTGGGCAAACACCCCATAGTATTATACGACTCTAATACTAACGGCTGTGTTGAAGactttttcaaaataaatattggaaaatCCATCATGTTTGCCATGACGTACGACAAAATTTGTGCCATCAAGGACTTTGAAATCGTTTTAGATTTGAACAAGCAACCTCCATGTTCACATTGTGTAACTAAAATAGGAACATCTAAGATGGATTACACTAAAGAATTCTTGGGTTTGAGGGAAGAATTATGTATGAAATGGGCCGATGAACAGCCAAAAGATAATATTATTTGCACCACATCCACTCCGATGCTCAAAAATCAGTTTTATATACTTTGCAGCGATAGCGAAGATAACGATGCGATTGGTATAATAGAGGTGTCCGTGAGGATGTCGTTCTTGGGCAAAGAGATCACGACGGCATTTTCCGCTTCGCCGACGCCAAAAGGAACCTCGCGTTTGCTGAAAGAGGGCCACGGTATGACGATGTACTCTTGTCAAAAAGTGGAAATGGATGAACAAGGAAAAGTATTATTGGATGAAGACGTTCTCGGCAAAAACAGCTGCAGACCTCTTACCAGGAGTGATAGTCCGATGTCAGAGATTTCTTCATTATCAACTCGAAAACCTCATTACACAGGAGGTTATATGGATCACAATAATATAG GTGGTATGCCGAGATACGATgaaatttttacaaaaatgaatGACAACGAGTTGAAAATACGAGTACCAAAAAGCACGAAAGTGGAACGGGTTGGAAGATACGAGAAAATTCAGGAACTTTGTGAGTGCGAAGAGACGCCGTACAACACGGGAGACCAGATACAGTTCCAGCTGCCTTCGGACATCCGCAAGACAGACAACACATACACGTCAAACCTTAAATACACCATCGATACTCCGGTCAAAACGTACGATAAAAAGAACAGAAAAGTTATAAATGTTACTCCGACCAACTGCTCCGTGCCTGTGGATATGGAGAAGAGATTGCACTCACAAAAGGATGTTTTTATTCTCAAAATTGGGAAAAAGCTAGAAACTAAAGACAAAAAGACCGACTTAGAAATAGAACTTGTGACTCCGAAAGCTCCTGGGTCCGATCCCGTTGAAAATAATACAGTCTCTCAACAAGTCAGCAAAACTAAAATGAAGGATAAAAAgaagaataaaaacaaaaaaggcGAAAAAGGAAAGAAAGCCAGTGCGAAGGCATCAAagactaagaaagcgaaaaaaacaaaataa